One window from the genome of [Mycobacterium] stephanolepidis encodes:
- a CDS encoding alpha/beta fold hydrolase, translating to MSGAALQDRYVQSCLGGLHVRVGGNGPAILFWPSLLMTGSMWDEQARYFAERYTVILVDPPGHGDSQALHRMFRFEDCAHSIEQILDSLGIERAHIVGNSWGGMIGGTFAALHPDRAGASVLMNATASRANMRQTVEFRLLTEIVRLLGRFREPLTTRAVKAFVGPTIMRERPQVEQAIRAELRDLNVDSVYWAVNSVVPARPDQRELFGRIGTPILVVAGREDPTFPVAETELMAEAIPGAEFMIMENTGHLAALERPDEVNALIDEFLKRHPLED from the coding sequence ATGAGCGGCGCCGCATTGCAGGACCGGTACGTCCAGAGCTGCCTCGGCGGCCTGCATGTGCGGGTCGGCGGTAACGGGCCCGCCATCCTCTTCTGGCCCAGCCTGCTGATGACCGGGTCCATGTGGGATGAACAGGCACGATACTTCGCGGAACGGTACACCGTGATCCTCGTCGACCCGCCCGGCCATGGTGACAGCCAGGCCCTGCACCGAATGTTCCGATTCGAGGACTGCGCACACAGCATCGAACAAATCCTCGACTCCCTCGGCATCGAGCGCGCACACATCGTCGGCAATTCCTGGGGCGGAATGATCGGGGGAACCTTCGCGGCACTGCATCCCGACCGTGCCGGAGCGTCCGTCTTGATGAACGCCACCGCCTCGCGCGCCAACATGCGTCAGACCGTCGAGTTTCGGCTGCTCACGGAGATAGTCCGACTGCTGGGCAGATTCCGCGAACCACTCACCACCCGGGCGGTGAAGGCCTTTGTCGGCCCCACCATCATGCGCGAGCGCCCCCAGGTAGAACAGGCGATCCGCGCCGAACTGCGCGATCTCAACGTCGACTCGGTCTATTGGGCGGTCAACAGCGTGGTTCCGGCACGGCCGGACCAACGCGAGCTGTTCGGGCGCATCGGCACACCGATCCTGGTGGTCGCGGGGCGTGAGGATCCAACCTTTCCCGTCGCAGAGACCGAGCTCATGGCCGAGGCGATCCCCGGGGCCGAGTTCATGATCATGGAGAACACCGGACATCTGGCCGCGCTGGAACGCCCCGACGAGGTCAACGCGCTCATCGACGAGTTCCTCAAGCGGCACCCGCTGGAGGACTAG
- a CDS encoding DMT family protein gives MIAARFLPPVLLVCSNIFMTFAWYGHLKFKDHPLWVVVLVSWFIAFFEYCLAVPANRLGSEVYSGAELKAMQEVITLTVFLGFAVWYLGEKLTLNHLVGFVLIAAGAYFVFNGPFG, from the coding sequence ATGATTGCTGCCCGGTTCCTGCCGCCAGTGCTGCTCGTCTGCTCAAACATCTTCATGACCTTTGCCTGGTACGGGCATCTCAAATTCAAGGATCACCCGTTGTGGGTGGTGGTCCTCGTCAGTTGGTTTATCGCGTTCTTCGAGTATTGCCTGGCGGTTCCCGCGAATCGTCTTGGTAGTGAGGTGTATTCGGGCGCAGAGCTCAAGGCGATGCAAGAGGTCATCACGCTGACGGTGTTTCTCGGTTTCGCGGTGTGGTACCTGGGGGAGAAGCTCACCCTGAACCACCTGGTGGGGTTCGTATTGATCGCCGCCGGGGCCTACTTCGTGTTCAACGGCCCCTTCGGCTAG
- a CDS encoding Fur family transcriptional regulator, protein MTAVQPPAPAAALRRAGLRVTAPRVAVLNAIAAHPHSTADVIAMVVRADLGKVSTQAVYDVLKACVSAGLVRRIEPAGSAALFETRIGDNHHHLVCRRCGAVTDVDCTVGHAPCLEPSHTAGFVVDEAEIVFWGICPECQPN, encoded by the coding sequence GTGACCGCAGTACAGCCCCCCGCCCCAGCCGCTGCATTGCGCAGGGCGGGACTGCGTGTCACGGCTCCACGCGTCGCGGTTCTGAACGCGATTGCGGCGCATCCACATTCGACCGCAGATGTCATCGCGATGGTGGTGCGTGCCGATCTTGGGAAGGTGTCCACACAGGCCGTCTATGACGTGCTCAAGGCCTGTGTGAGCGCCGGGCTGGTGCGACGTATCGAACCTGCCGGTTCCGCGGCGCTTTTTGAGACGCGTATCGGCGACAACCATCACCATCTGGTCTGTCGCCGGTGCGGTGCCGTCACCGATGTGGACTGCACCGTCGGGCATGCGCCGTGCCTGGAGCCGTCACACACCGCGGGGTTCGTGGTCGACGAGGCCGAAATCGTGTTCTGGGGCATCTGCCCCGAATGTCAGCCCAATTAG
- a CDS encoding catalase, with protein MSIRTTTNTGIAVESDDESLTAGIQGPVLLHDHYLIEKLAQFNRERVPERIVHAKGAGAYGELVVTADVSKYTKAKLFQPGVKTESLVRFSTVAGEQGSPDTWRDPRGFAIKFYTEDGNYDLVGNNTPVFFIRDAIKFPDFIRSQKRLPGSGLRDHNMQWDFWTLRPETAHQVTWLMGDRGIPKNYRHMNGYGSHTYQWVNAEGERFWVKYHFRTDQGQDFLTQQEADALAGSDADAHRRDLWDAIEQGNFPSWTLHVQIMPVAEAQGYRFNPFDLTKVWSKKDYPLIEVGTWTLNRNPGNYFVDIEQAAFEPSNIVPGIGFSPDKMLLGRVFAYADAHRYRIGTNYAQLPPNEARAATVNSYSKEGAMRYHFNDPEVPVYAPNSFGGPHADPQAAGDLGVWDFDGTAVRAGYVQHVEDDDFVQAGTLVREVLDDEQRARLASNIVGHVLGGVSEPVLSRVFEYWKNVDSELGKAVEEGVRAGLDAQ; from the coding sequence ATGTCCATCCGTACAACCACGAACACCGGAATCGCAGTGGAGAGCGACGACGAGTCGTTGACCGCGGGCATCCAGGGCCCGGTTCTGCTGCACGACCACTATCTGATTGAAAAGCTTGCGCAGTTCAACCGGGAGCGCGTTCCCGAGCGCATCGTGCACGCCAAGGGTGCCGGCGCATACGGAGAGCTCGTCGTCACCGCCGACGTCTCGAAGTACACCAAGGCCAAGCTGTTTCAGCCGGGCGTGAAAACAGAGTCGCTGGTGCGCTTTTCGACAGTGGCAGGCGAACAGGGAAGTCCTGATACCTGGCGTGACCCGCGTGGTTTCGCCATCAAGTTCTATACCGAGGATGGCAATTACGACCTGGTCGGCAACAACACCCCCGTCTTCTTCATTCGCGATGCCATTAAATTCCCAGATTTCATCCGCTCGCAGAAGCGGTTGCCGGGATCAGGATTACGGGACCACAACATGCAGTGGGACTTCTGGACGCTGCGTCCCGAGACGGCGCACCAGGTGACCTGGTTGATGGGTGATCGTGGGATCCCGAAGAACTACCGCCACATGAACGGATACGGCTCGCACACCTATCAGTGGGTCAACGCAGAGGGGGAACGTTTCTGGGTGAAGTACCACTTCCGTACCGATCAGGGGCAGGATTTCCTGACCCAGCAGGAAGCGGATGCGCTCGCCGGATCCGACGCCGACGCACATCGTCGCGATCTGTGGGATGCGATCGAGCAAGGCAATTTTCCGAGCTGGACCCTGCACGTGCAGATCATGCCGGTGGCCGAGGCACAGGGATACCGGTTCAATCCGTTCGATCTGACCAAGGTCTGGTCCAAGAAGGACTACCCCTTGATCGAGGTCGGCACATGGACGCTCAATCGCAACCCGGGGAACTACTTCGTCGACATCGAGCAGGCCGCCTTCGAACCGTCGAATATCGTTCCGGGAATTGGCTTCTCACCCGACAAGATGCTGCTCGGCCGGGTGTTTGCCTACGCCGACGCACATCGGTACCGGATCGGCACCAACTACGCGCAGCTGCCGCCCAACGAGGCGCGGGCTGCGACCGTGAATTCCTACTCCAAGGAGGGCGCGATGCGGTATCACTTCAATGATCCCGAGGTTCCGGTATACGCCCCCAACTCCTTTGGGGGTCCTCATGCCGATCCGCAGGCAGCGGGCGACCTGGGCGTGTGGGATTTCGACGGCACCGCCGTGCGTGCCGGGTATGTCCAGCATGTAGAGGACGACGACTTCGTTCAGGCCGGAACCTTGGTGCGTGAGGTGCTGGACGATGAACAGCGCGCGCGGCTGGCGAGCAATATCGTGGGCCATGTGCTGGGCGGCGTCAGTGAACCCGTGCTGTCCCGGGTGTTCGAATACTGGAAGAACGTAGATTCCGAGCTGGGCAAGGCCGTCGAAGAGGGCGTTCGCGCCGGCCTCGACGCGCAGTAG
- a CDS encoding sensor domain-containing protein: protein MRGFVVAGVSALALVFAPAAQAAGPDAIVLKPKVVNSIVGTELPVTRTVESPTAGYQVSEPSCLSFVDVGLDEVFNGNGELAEYRGQTSQKSDSDAAYSVKQAVGVFQRPIAAVDPVVALLFMDNCYGVPLDVTDGQGARETWTITKGKSGDTSASWSMASATGATCYVQMRAKREVLLQVKACVPKNGERIATALADAMEGRA from the coding sequence ATGCGTGGGTTCGTCGTCGCGGGGGTATCGGCGTTGGCCCTGGTGTTCGCGCCGGCGGCCCAGGCGGCAGGCCCCGACGCAATTGTGCTCAAGCCGAAGGTGGTGAACTCGATCGTCGGCACCGAGCTTCCCGTCACCCGGACTGTCGAATCTCCGACGGCCGGCTATCAGGTGAGCGAACCGAGTTGTCTGAGCTTCGTCGATGTGGGGCTAGACGAGGTGTTCAACGGTAATGGCGAATTGGCCGAGTATCGCGGGCAGACGTCTCAGAAATCAGATTCGGACGCAGCGTATTCCGTGAAGCAGGCGGTGGGGGTCTTTCAGCGCCCGATTGCCGCGGTGGATCCGGTTGTCGCGCTGCTGTTCATGGACAACTGCTATGGCGTACCTCTGGACGTGACCGATGGCCAGGGTGCGCGGGAAACGTGGACCATCACCAAGGGCAAGTCGGGAGACACCTCGGCCAGCTGGTCGATGGCCAGCGCCACCGGGGCTACCTGCTACGTGCAGATGCGTGCGAAGCGCGAGGTGTTATTGCAGGTGAAGGCGTGTGTGCCGAAGAATGGCGAGAGGATCGCCACGGCCCTCGCCGATGCCATGGAGGGACGAGCATGA
- a CDS encoding sensor domain-containing protein has product MTIKIASAVTTATVVALALAPVAGARPSDPGVVNYAVLARGSVSNVLGAQLGSHSEFTQPFQAFSVDVPECNNWSDIGLDEVYADPDLASFRGATTQDSATDATHLVKQSIGVFANNDAADRAFHRVVDRTQGCSGQTATLLLNDGRREVWTFSGPAAGAADAAWMKEEAGVDRRCFNQTRRRENVLLQAKVCQPGNGSLAVNVLANTMQNGLGQ; this is encoded by the coding sequence ATGACCATCAAGATCGCCTCGGCCGTGACTACTGCGACGGTGGTCGCGCTCGCGCTGGCCCCCGTGGCGGGTGCCCGTCCTTCCGATCCTGGCGTCGTCAACTACGCGGTACTCGCGCGTGGATCGGTGAGCAATGTCCTGGGGGCGCAGCTGGGGTCGCATAGCGAGTTCACCCAGCCCTTCCAGGCGTTCTCGGTGGATGTCCCCGAATGCAACAACTGGTCGGACATTGGGCTCGACGAGGTGTACGCCGATCCGGATCTAGCCTCGTTCCGGGGTGCGACGACGCAGGACTCGGCCACGGATGCAACGCATTTGGTCAAGCAGTCGATCGGGGTGTTCGCCAACAACGATGCCGCTGACCGCGCATTCCATCGGGTGGTGGACCGCACCCAAGGATGTTCCGGCCAGACGGCCACCTTGCTCCTGAACGACGGCCGACGCGAGGTGTGGACATTCTCCGGACCAGCGGCCGGTGCCGCCGATGCCGCGTGGATGAAGGAGGAGGCCGGTGTCGACCGCCGCTGCTTCAACCAGACCCGTAGGCGCGAGAATGTGCTGCTTCAGGCCAAGGTCTGCCAGCCGGGGAACGGCAGCCTTGCGGTGAACGTGCTGGCCAACACGATGCAAAACGGCCTGGGCCAGTAA
- a CDS encoding nitronate monooxygenase gives MHTPICDELGIEFPIFAFTHCRDVVVAVSKAGGFGVLGAVGFTPEQLEIELNWIDEHIGDHPYGVDIVIPNKYEGMDANMSAEELTKMLQSMVPQEHLDFGRKLLADHGVPVEEGNDNALQLLGWTEATATPQVEIALRHPKMTLIANALGTPPPDMIKHIHDAGRKVAALCGSPKQARKHADAGVDIVIAQGGEGGGHCGEVGSIVLWPQVVKEIAPVPVLAAGGIGSGYQIAAALAMGAQGAWSGSQWLMVEEAENTAVQQDTYVKATSRDTVRSRSFTGKPCRMLKNDWTEAWQTESNPEPLGMPLQYMVSGMAVAATHKFPDQTIDVAFNPIGQVVGQFTKVEKSAAVIERWVQEYLEATNTLNELNEAAASV, from the coding sequence ATGCACACCCCGATCTGCGACGAACTCGGCATCGAGTTCCCGATTTTCGCCTTCACCCACTGCCGGGACGTCGTCGTCGCGGTGAGCAAAGCCGGTGGCTTCGGCGTGCTGGGCGCCGTCGGATTCACCCCCGAACAGCTCGAAATCGAGCTGAACTGGATCGACGAGCACATCGGTGACCATCCCTATGGCGTCGACATCGTCATCCCCAACAAGTACGAGGGCATGGACGCGAACATGTCGGCCGAAGAGCTCACCAAGATGCTCCAGTCGATGGTTCCGCAGGAGCACCTGGATTTCGGCCGCAAGCTGCTGGCCGACCACGGAGTACCCGTCGAAGAGGGCAACGACAACGCCCTGCAACTGCTGGGCTGGACCGAAGCCACCGCGACCCCCCAGGTGGAGATCGCGCTGCGCCATCCCAAGATGACGCTCATCGCCAACGCGCTCGGCACGCCTCCGCCCGACATGATCAAGCACATCCACGACGCCGGCCGTAAGGTCGCGGCGCTGTGCGGTTCTCCCAAGCAGGCCCGCAAGCACGCCGACGCCGGGGTGGACATCGTCATCGCCCAGGGCGGCGAGGGCGGCGGCCACTGCGGTGAGGTCGGCTCGATCGTGCTGTGGCCGCAGGTGGTCAAGGAGATCGCACCGGTGCCCGTACTGGCCGCCGGAGGTATCGGCAGCGGCTACCAGATCGCCGCAGCGCTGGCCATGGGTGCGCAGGGCGCGTGGAGCGGCTCGCAGTGGCTCATGGTCGAGGAGGCCGAGAACACTGCGGTGCAACAGGACACCTACGTCAAGGCCACCAGCCGCGACACCGTGCGCAGCCGGTCCTTCACGGGCAAGCCGTGCCGGATGCTCAAGAACGATTGGACCGAGGCCTGGCAGACCGAGAGCAATCCCGAACCGCTGGGAATGCCCTTGCAGTACATGGTTTCCGGGATGGCGGTGGCCGCCACGCACAAGTTCCCGGATCAGACCATCGACGTCGCCTTCAACCCGATCGGCCAGGTCGTCGGCCAGTTCACCAAGGTGGAGAAGTCGGCCGCGGTCATCGAGCGTTGGGTCCAGGAGTACCTGGAGGCCACCAACACGCTCAACGAACTCAACGAGGCCGCCGCGTCGGTGTAA
- a CDS encoding ammonium transporter, whose translation MFPHMGVPDAANTAWVLTSAALVLLMTPALAFFYGGMVRAKSVLNMMMMCFSAVAVVWVLWVAFGYSMAFGTDVGGGLLGDPFQFAGLQHLFEGDYKAPSVPLWGPTNIPALVFVMFQAGFAMVTVALIAGAVADRMRFLPWIAFTALWATLVYFPVAHWVFAVEGTTADKSGWLANLGVLDFAGGTAVEINSGAAGLALAVVLGKRRGWPREAMRPHNLPAVMLGAGLLWFGWFGFNAGSALAADGTAAIVIANTLGAGAMSMAAWLLVEKVRHGKPTSFGAASGVVAGLVAITPSCAAVTPIGALAIGAVAGAVSSLAIELKYRLGYDDSLDVVGVHLVGGVVGTLMIGVVGSAAAPAGINGLLYGGGLHQFWLQLVGVAAVLAYSVAVTGVIGLGLRHSMGIRSHPQHESDGLDDAEHAESAYELATTRGGGLINPGL comes from the coding sequence ATGTTTCCGCATATGGGAGTGCCGGACGCGGCCAATACCGCCTGGGTTCTGACGAGCGCCGCGCTGGTGCTTTTGATGACCCCGGCACTGGCCTTCTTCTATGGCGGCATGGTGCGCGCCAAGAGCGTCCTCAACATGATGATGATGTGCTTCTCGGCCGTTGCCGTGGTGTGGGTGCTCTGGGTGGCCTTCGGGTACTCGATGGCATTCGGTACCGACGTTGGTGGCGGACTACTGGGCGATCCGTTCCAGTTCGCCGGATTGCAGCACCTGTTCGAGGGCGACTACAAGGCGCCCTCGGTACCGCTGTGGGGCCCGACCAACATTCCGGCTCTGGTGTTCGTCATGTTCCAGGCGGGGTTCGCCATGGTGACGGTGGCGCTCATCGCGGGCGCGGTCGCCGACCGGATGCGCTTCCTGCCGTGGATTGCGTTTACGGCACTGTGGGCAACCCTGGTGTACTTCCCGGTGGCGCACTGGGTATTCGCGGTTGAGGGCACCACTGCCGACAAGAGCGGATGGCTCGCGAACCTGGGCGTCCTCGACTTCGCGGGGGGTACCGCCGTGGAGATCAACTCGGGTGCCGCCGGCCTGGCGCTGGCTGTTGTTCTTGGCAAGCGGCGCGGGTGGCCGCGCGAAGCGATGCGGCCCCACAACCTGCCCGCCGTCATGCTCGGTGCCGGCCTGCTGTGGTTCGGCTGGTTCGGATTCAACGCCGGATCGGCGTTGGCTGCCGATGGCACCGCGGCGATCGTCATCGCCAACACCCTGGGTGCGGGCGCCATGTCGATGGCAGCCTGGCTGCTGGTCGAAAAGGTCCGGCACGGCAAGCCAACCTCATTCGGTGCGGCCTCGGGCGTCGTCGCGGGTTTGGTGGCCATCACGCCTTCGTGTGCGGCGGTCACGCCTATCGGCGCGCTGGCGATCGGAGCGGTGGCCGGCGCGGTGAGCTCTCTTGCTATCGAACTGAAATACCGCCTGGGATATGACGATTCGCTCGACGTGGTGGGTGTGCACCTGGTGGGTGGCGTGGTCGGTACGTTGATGATCGGTGTTGTCGGCAGTGCCGCGGCCCCGGCCGGTATCAACGGACTGCTGTACGGCGGCGGGTTGCATCAGTTCTGGTTGCAGCTGGTGGGGGTGGCGGCGGTGCTCGCCTACTCGGTTGCGGTCACCGGCGTCATCGGGCTGGGTCTGCGCCATTCCATGGGCATTCGGTCGCATCCGCAGCACGAGTCCGATGGTCTCGACGATGCCGAGCATGCGGAGTCGGCCTACGAGCTTGCCACCACCCGCGGTGGTGGGCTCATCAACCCGGGGCTTTGA
- a CDS encoding methyltransferase family protein encodes MAVAALVVYLVFIAAGLGWKSYRQWRATGSTGVRGFHGRPGSREWFAGVGFIAAIIAALLAPILQLAGLIAPLPALDHRPLQIVGIALAATGIVATVGAQQTMGESWRVGVDTRETTTLVSSGVFGWVRNPIFTAMLTFAAGSALMTPNLLALSGFVLLAASIELQVRVVEEPYLLAIHGKTYRDYGSRVGRFLPGIGRFKAPG; translated from the coding sequence ATGGCCGTGGCGGCGCTCGTCGTGTATCTGGTCTTCATCGCTGCCGGGCTGGGCTGGAAGAGCTACCGACAGTGGCGAGCCACCGGCTCCACCGGCGTCCGCGGATTCCACGGCCGCCCCGGTTCACGCGAATGGTTCGCGGGTGTGGGATTCATCGCCGCGATAATCGCCGCCCTACTCGCCCCCATCCTGCAACTGGCGGGACTCATCGCTCCCCTTCCCGCACTGGATCATCGACCTCTTCAGATCGTGGGAATCGCACTGGCGGCAACGGGAATCGTCGCCACGGTCGGTGCACAGCAGACCATGGGCGAATCCTGGCGAGTTGGCGTCGACACCCGTGAGACCACCACGTTGGTGAGCAGCGGCGTTTTCGGCTGGGTTCGTAACCCGATCTTCACGGCAATGCTGACCTTCGCGGCCGGGTCGGCCCTCATGACTCCGAACCTGTTGGCCCTCAGCGGTTTCGTGCTACTCGCCGCCTCGATCGAACTGCAGGTGCGAGTGGTCGAAGAGCCGTATCTACTCGCGATACACGGCAAGACCTACCGCGACTACGGATCCCGGGTCGGACGATTCCTACCCGGGATCGGCAGGTTCAAAGCCCCGGGTTGA
- a CDS encoding sensor domain-containing protein produces the protein MASFLCVLAMTASSGIASANPDELPVLVDALPALMLEPGDVSPVMGAGMSVSGDWAGLVSDRTDRPECGSVVLASAASYESSNYLSGRYRSLTDGPNWTRLVDQSMVIFPEWSDATNFALGEADRWRACENQRVTSLLPQPDGSTRREWVQLRKIVQVQEVLVVGYTWPTDFGGAMYCQHALAPLRNVAIDVRACGQRDGNRALDLIQALLPRVAQA, from the coding sequence GTGGCGTCGTTCCTTTGTGTGCTGGCGATGACGGCTTCATCGGGCATCGCCTCGGCGAATCCCGACGAGCTACCGGTGCTGGTGGACGCGCTGCCCGCTCTGATGCTTGAGCCCGGGGACGTGAGTCCCGTCATGGGGGCCGGCATGTCTGTGTCCGGAGATTGGGCCGGGCTGGTGTCGGATCGGACCGACAGACCCGAATGCGGCAGTGTGGTTTTGGCGTCGGCAGCCAGCTATGAATCCTCCAATTACTTGTCTGGGCGGTACCGGTCGTTGACGGACGGGCCGAACTGGACGCGGTTGGTGGACCAGAGCATGGTGATCTTTCCCGAATGGTCGGATGCGACGAACTTCGCGCTTGGTGAGGCTGATCGCTGGCGGGCCTGCGAGAACCAGCGGGTCACTTCGCTTCTGCCGCAACCTGACGGAAGCACGCGTCGTGAATGGGTGCAGCTTCGCAAGATCGTCCAGGTTCAGGAGGTTCTGGTAGTCGGGTACACGTGGCCGACGGATTTCGGTGGAGCGATGTACTGCCAGCATGCGCTCGCGCCGTTACGGAACGTGGCCATCGATGTGCGGGCCTGTGGTCAGCGAGACGGGAATCGTGCCCTCGACCTCATTCAGGCCCTGCTGCCTCGGGTGGCGCAGGCGTAA
- a CDS encoding carbohydrate kinase family protein gives MPDRDGLIVCGETLVDVVPAADGLWRAVPGGGPYNTAITAARLGTRTALLTHVSHDALGRRCIENLTTAGVDESLVMRQDVPTTLAIAEVDELGVAQYRFYWQGTTNDVAQPSLPVPALAPTAVWAGSIASVLWPGREALRAWIVEHYSDTPVVFDVNVRPTLLGDRQTYIERITPWLALAQVTRASTEDLQFLYPGVSIAGVVGRWFEDYPQIEIALITCGAAGSLAFRRGESSPLPTPAHQVSVVDTVGAGDTYTGAFLDGFYRRRLELPEALHRAAVAAAITCTRPGAQPPDSTELAKELRRIGS, from the coding sequence GTGCCCGACAGAGATGGTCTCATCGTCTGCGGCGAGACGCTGGTTGACGTGGTACCCGCGGCCGACGGGTTGTGGCGCGCGGTACCGGGCGGCGGGCCGTACAACACCGCGATCACCGCCGCCAGACTCGGCACCCGAACCGCTCTTCTCACGCACGTGTCGCATGACGCCCTCGGGCGCCGGTGCATCGAAAACCTGACCACGGCGGGTGTCGACGAGTCGTTGGTGATGCGCCAGGACGTCCCTACGACATTGGCCATCGCGGAAGTCGACGAGCTGGGTGTCGCTCAGTACCGGTTCTATTGGCAGGGAACCACCAATGATGTTGCTCAGCCATCGCTTCCCGTTCCGGCGCTCGCCCCGACGGCGGTGTGGGCAGGCTCGATCGCCAGCGTCCTCTGGCCGGGGCGCGAGGCGCTACGGGCCTGGATTGTCGAGCACTATTCGGACACCCCGGTCGTTTTCGATGTGAATGTGCGCCCAACGCTCCTGGGTGACCGCCAGACGTATATCGAGCGCATCACCCCGTGGCTGGCTCTCGCGCAGGTGACGCGGGCCAGCACCGAAGACCTCCAGTTCCTGTACCCGGGCGTATCGATTGCGGGTGTGGTGGGCCGCTGGTTCGAGGACTACCCCCAGATCGAGATCGCGTTGATCACCTGCGGTGCGGCGGGCTCGCTGGCCTTCCGGCGGGGCGAATCGTCGCCACTGCCCACCCCCGCCCACCAGGTCAGCGTTGTGGACACCGTCGGTGCCGGTGACACGTACACCGGCGCCTTCCTTGACGGGTTCTATCGGCGGCGGCTCGAGCTGCCCGAGGCCCTGCACCGTGCGGCGGTGGCGGCGGCGATCACCTGTACCCGTCCCGGAGCACAGCCGCCCGATTCGACTGAGCTCGCCAAGGAGCTGCGCCGCATCGGGTCCTAG